A window from Neodiprion fabricii isolate iyNeoFabr1 chromosome 2, iyNeoFabr1.1, whole genome shotgun sequence encodes these proteins:
- the LOC124175465 gene encoding hyccin isoform X3, with protein sequence MTESLINEWLADCADLSPTELHTFANTLSQDNEIVRALYAVLDERSKYSQLVDTVCNQLYGFYRSREIELQRFTLQFLPTLIYIYLNSVAHGDKKSCRTVETLLIGLYNLEVVDESGQPKAVSFRLPSLAMPSIYHEPMSLAPASLTESALRRLEECNTKLVSWGPLPQVEALNAQNRLKVMTALLFVYNQQLSRLDKSALEQLGKVATKLVTQGFTKPGHHQRSSYGSDSSFVPRLLPRIPVSAQFLLEFLHAVYFAMYNDCWYVGSQALEDIHNRACFEAYPDVMLVTNAIRNSSSSGSSGQPGDGPMGISVALSPATATVTVSKSMITNASFRTKKLPDDLEEEFFGLTEPQTVSVQQQQPVNPTSRHRTWPWKHSQQNSPDEEDIGQNRANSSSSKDSSRRESINSNQSSPSKSSPKKKKDEQLKKAESLSTQDSVHRRLRKESKDRSVSPSESRMSAGARLYRVLEEQRLDEVLGEPVNLYIGNSRPVSLCSTAALSTNT encoded by the exons ATGACAGAAAGTTTGATCAACGAATGGCTCGCAGATTGTGCCGATCTTTCCCCTACCGAGTTACACACATTTGCAAATACTCTATCGCAAGACAATGAGATAGTGCGAGCTCTCTATGCCGTACTCGATGAGCGCAGCAAATACAGCCAG ctCGTCGATACGGTCTGCAATCAACTATATGGCTTTTATCGATCCAGAGAGATTGAACTGCAAAGATTTACACTGCAGTTTCTACCGACGCTgatatacatttatttaaattctGTTGCTCATGGTGATAAAAAG AGTTGCCGCACTGTAGAGACGCTGTTGATTGGTCTTTACAACTTGGAAGTGGTCGACGAGTCTGGACAGCCCAAAGCTGTTTCTTTCAGACTACCATCACTTGCTATGCCTTCAATCTACCATGAG cCAATGAGCTTGGCTCCAGCTTCGCTGACCGAAAGTGCATTGCGTCGTTTGGAAGAATGCAATACTAAACTTGTCAGCTGGGGACCATTGCCACAAGTCGAAGCCCTCAATGCTCAGAATAGATTGAAAGTTATGACCGCTCTGCTTTTTGTCTACAATCAACAACTCAGTCGTCTTGATAAATCAGCTCTTGAACAGCTGGGAAAAGTTGCTACCAA ACTTGTGACACAAGGATTCACAAAACCAGGACACCATCAAAGATCATCATATGGAAGCGATTCAAGCTTTGTTCCGAGGCTTCTGCCTCGCATACCTGTATCAGCTCAGTTTCTCCTTGAGTTTCTCCATGCTGTATACTTTGCCAT GTACAACGACTGTTGGTACGTCGGAAGCCAAGCACTTGAGGACATTCACAACAGAGCATGTTTTGAGGCATACCCAGACGTCATGTTGGTGACCAATGCAATTCGCAATTCCAGCAGCTCTGGCTCGTCGG ggCAACCTGGTGATGGGCCTATGGGCATCAGTGTTGCACTATCCCCAGCAACAGCTACCGTTACAGTGTCCAAGTCAATGATTACCAATGCATCATTTCGTACAAAGAAGTTGCCag ACGATCTGGAGGAGGAATTTTTTGGATTGACTGAGCCCCAAACTGTAAGCGTCCAACAACAGCAGCCTGTTAATCCAACTAGCAGACATCGGACATGGCCTTGGAAACattctcaacaaaattctccAGATGAGGAGGATATTGGTCAAAATAGAGCTAATTCCTCCTCATCCAAGGATAGTTCCAGGCGAGAAAGTATAAACAGCAACCAAAGCTCTCCGAGCAAATCTTCTcctaagaagaagaaagatgaACAATTAAAGAAAGCTGAATCTCTGAGTACTCAGGATTCTGTGCATAGAAGATTGCGCAAAGAATCTAAAGACAGAAGTGTATCTCCTAGCGAGAGTAGAATGAGCGCTGGTGCTCGTCTTTATAGAGTTTTGGAAGAACAGAGACTGGATGAAGTTCTCGGGGAGCCTGTCAATTTGTATATTGGCAATAGTAGACCGGTTAGCCTCTGTTCTACTGCCGCTTTGTCGACAAATACATG A
- the LOC124175464 gene encoding serine/threonine-protein kinase VRK1-like isoform X2 yields the protein MSGKGAKKAPKKKGANGYKLPDPIPNGEILTDVAKKRWIIGPSIGVGGFGEIYSAASYTDGKSKTYPYVIKIEPHENGPLFVEMHFYMRNAKPTDIESWKRERKLPFLGMPSYIGSGSHECHNTKYRFVVMERFGKNLWDIFLENNRIFPEHRVYNIALQIIDVLEYMHNKSYVHADIKGANLLQSLKSTDHNYLVDFGLASHYTNKTEYKPDPKKTHNGTIEYTSRDMHMGIPTMRGDFEILGYNMIQWLCGSLPWEKNLTEPLNVQKQKEKAFEDIPQFLKKCFSNTVPESIFKFMKLINVTKFNESPNYAKFKDILIRGLKDIGHKPGERLGFSASSTVSKLLVTPGKIKKPATEVLRKSPRMQKTRSPSPVSNALNDSDLGSLIISSRKGKRVQDKRRILKNIEVTDDSDTEIEIKIKRKKKNKKDENSEVVNKDIGQKPLKRITKKSQKQYDPDETVSDDETQVNNFRYRELNRDQK from the exons ATGTCCGGCAAAGGCGCGAAAAAGGCACCGAAGAAGAAGGGTGCTAATGGTTACAAATTACCCGATCCTATCCCTAATGGAGAAATTTTAACAGACGTGGCTAAAAAACGATGGATAATCGGCCCTTCTATCGGTGTCGGTGGTTTCGGGGAAATTTACTCAG ctGCATCGTACACCGATGGAAAATCTAAGACTTACCCATACGTTATCAAGATA GAACCTCATGAGAATGGACCCCTGTTTGTTGAGATGCATTTTTACATGCGTAATGCTAAGCCAACCGACA TCGAATCATGGAAGAGAGAACGAAAACTTCCATTCCTTGGCATGCCAAGCTACATTGGTTCTGGTAGTCACGAATGTCATAACACAAAGTACAGATTTGTGGTAATGGAACGATTCGGAAAAAACTTATGGGACATctttttggaaaataatcgTATATTTCCAGAACACAGAGTATATAATATTGCTTTGCAAAtc ATTGATGTCTTGGAATATATGCACAACAAATCTTATGTGCATGCTGACATAAAGGGTGCAAATTTGTTGCAAAGTCTAAAGTCTACAGACCACAATTATCTAGTAGATTTTGGGTTGGCATCACACTACACAAATAAGACTGAGTATAAGCCTGATCCTAAGAAAACTCATAATGGTACAATTGAGTACACAAGCAGAGATATGCACATGGGAA TTCCAACGATGCGgggtgattttgaaattttaggATATAACATGATACAATGGCTGTGCGGTTCACTAccttgggaaaaaaatttaacagagCCATTGAATGTTCagaaacaaaaggaaaaagcTTTCGAAGACATTCcacagtttttaaaaaaatgcttcTCCAATACTGTACCCGAATCTATTTTCAAGTTCATGAAACTGATCAATGTTACTAAATTCAATGAGTCGCCAAACTATGCCAAATTCAAAGATATCCTTATTAGAGGACTAAAAGATATTGGTCACAAACCAGGTGAAAGATTAGGATTTTCTGCCAGTAGTACTGTTTCGAAACTTTTGGTAACAcctggaaaaattaaaaaaccagCGACTGAAGTTTTGAGGAAGAGTCCTCGTATGCAAAAGACAAGAAGTCCAAGTCCTGTATCAAACGCACTTAATGACAGTGATCTTGGTTCGCTGATAATTTCTAGtaggaaaggaaaaagagTTCAAGATAAGcgaagaatattgaaaaacattgaGGTCACAGATGATTCGGACacggaaattgaaataaaaatcaagagaaagaagaaaaacaaaaaagatgaGAATTCAGAGGTGGTTAATAAAGATATTGGCCAGAAACCATTGAaacgaataacaaaaaaatcacAGAAGCAATATGACCCTGATGAAACGGTATCTGATGATGAAACACAG GTTAATAATTTTAGATACAGGGAACTAAATCGCGACCAAAAGTGA
- the LOC124175464 gene encoding serine/threonine-protein kinase VRK1-like isoform X1, which yields MSGKGAKKAPKKKGANGYKLPDPIPNGEILTDVAKKRWIIGPSIGVGGFGEIYSAASYTDGKSKTYPYVIKIEPHENGPLFVEMHFYMRNAKPTDIESWKRERKLPFLGMPSYIGSGSHECHNTKYRFVVMERFGKNLWDIFLENNRIFPEHRVYNIALQIIDVLEYMHNKSYVHADIKGANLLQSLKSTDHNYLVDFGLASHYTNKTEYKPDPKKTHNGTIEYTSRDMHMGIPTMRGDFEILGYNMIQWLCGSLPWEKNLTEPLNVQKQKEKAFEDIPQFLKKCFSNTVPESIFKFMKLINVTKFNESPNYAKFKDILIRGLKDIGHKPGERLGFSASSTVSKLLVTPGKIKKPATEVLRKSPRMQKTRSPSPVSNALNDSDLGSLIISSRKGKRVQDKRRILKNIEVTDDSDTEIEIKIKRKKKNKKDENSEVVNKDIGQKPLKRITKKSQKQYDPDETVSDDETQIQGTKSRPKVITKPKKKLIESEESLVENNSDEDMFGDDDEDVCKTSSKKPAKSWRDAPTVKSSNTIKPGEYKSVNKSKTPRNRRGNLCS from the exons ATGTCCGGCAAAGGCGCGAAAAAGGCACCGAAGAAGAAGGGTGCTAATGGTTACAAATTACCCGATCCTATCCCTAATGGAGAAATTTTAACAGACGTGGCTAAAAAACGATGGATAATCGGCCCTTCTATCGGTGTCGGTGGTTTCGGGGAAATTTACTCAG ctGCATCGTACACCGATGGAAAATCTAAGACTTACCCATACGTTATCAAGATA GAACCTCATGAGAATGGACCCCTGTTTGTTGAGATGCATTTTTACATGCGTAATGCTAAGCCAACCGACA TCGAATCATGGAAGAGAGAACGAAAACTTCCATTCCTTGGCATGCCAAGCTACATTGGTTCTGGTAGTCACGAATGTCATAACACAAAGTACAGATTTGTGGTAATGGAACGATTCGGAAAAAACTTATGGGACATctttttggaaaataatcgTATATTTCCAGAACACAGAGTATATAATATTGCTTTGCAAAtc ATTGATGTCTTGGAATATATGCACAACAAATCTTATGTGCATGCTGACATAAAGGGTGCAAATTTGTTGCAAAGTCTAAAGTCTACAGACCACAATTATCTAGTAGATTTTGGGTTGGCATCACACTACACAAATAAGACTGAGTATAAGCCTGATCCTAAGAAAACTCATAATGGTACAATTGAGTACACAAGCAGAGATATGCACATGGGAA TTCCAACGATGCGgggtgattttgaaattttaggATATAACATGATACAATGGCTGTGCGGTTCACTAccttgggaaaaaaatttaacagagCCATTGAATGTTCagaaacaaaaggaaaaagcTTTCGAAGACATTCcacagtttttaaaaaaatgcttcTCCAATACTGTACCCGAATCTATTTTCAAGTTCATGAAACTGATCAATGTTACTAAATTCAATGAGTCGCCAAACTATGCCAAATTCAAAGATATCCTTATTAGAGGACTAAAAGATATTGGTCACAAACCAGGTGAAAGATTAGGATTTTCTGCCAGTAGTACTGTTTCGAAACTTTTGGTAACAcctggaaaaattaaaaaaccagCGACTGAAGTTTTGAGGAAGAGTCCTCGTATGCAAAAGACAAGAAGTCCAAGTCCTGTATCAAACGCACTTAATGACAGTGATCTTGGTTCGCTGATAATTTCTAGtaggaaaggaaaaagagTTCAAGATAAGcgaagaatattgaaaaacattgaGGTCACAGATGATTCGGACacggaaattgaaataaaaatcaagagaaagaagaaaaacaaaaaagatgaGAATTCAGAGGTGGTTAATAAAGATATTGGCCAGAAACCATTGAaacgaataacaaaaaaatcacAGAAGCAATATGACCCTGATGAAACGGTATCTGATGATGAAACACAG ATACAGGGAACTAAATCGCGACCAAAAGTGATAACAAAGCCAAAGAAGAAACTCATTGAATCAGAAGAATCGCTAGTCGAAAACAACAGTGATGAGGACATGTTTGGCGACGATGACGAGGACGTATGTAAGACATCGTCCAAAAAGCCTGCAAAATCGTGGAGAGATGCTCCGACAGTGAAAAGTAGTAACACCATCAAACCGGGGGAGTATAAAAGTGTAAATAAGAGTAAAACACCAAGGAACAGGAGAGGTAACTTGTGTTCCTAA